In Taeniopygia guttata chromosome 2, bTaeGut7.mat, whole genome shotgun sequence, one genomic interval encodes:
- the ST3GAL1 gene encoding CMP-N-acetylneuraminate-beta-galactosamide-alpha-2,3-sialyltransferase 1: MVVRRRNVKMVTFAFLLITATSFLLNYTHQVSTATWDPRHLVVQFSEQVQKLFKHPRRPCSCRTCISELGHSLWFDQRFNSTMQPFLTSQNALIPEDSYRWWLKLQGEKAPRSLNATLAELFGVIPGDGDPLQERGSDSCRRCAVVGNSGNLRQSQYGPDIDSHDFVLRMNRAPTAGYESDVGGKTTHHFVYPESYRELAANVSMILIPFKTLDLRWVVTALTTGTINFTYVPVPRKIKVKKEKILVYNPTFMKYIYENWLEHHGRYPSTGLLSLMFALHVCDEVNVYGFGADSKGHWHHYWENNTSGGAFRKTGVHDGDFEFNITLTLASIEKIKFFKGR; this comes from the exons ATGGTTGTGAGGAGGAGGAACGTGAAAATGGTCACCTTCGCCTTCCTGCTCATCACGGCCACGTCGTTCCTGCTGAACTACACACACCAGGTGAGCACAGCCACCTGGGACCCCCGACATCTCGTGGTGCAGTTTTCAGAGCAAGTACAAAAACTCTTCAAGCACCCCAGGAGACCTTGCAGCTGCCGCACGTGCATTTCAGAGCTGGGACATTCCCTCTGGTTCGATCAGAGGTTCAACTCAACTATGCAACCTTTCCTGACCTCACAAAATGCCTTGATCCCAGAAGACAGCTACAGGTGGTGGCTG aagctgcaaggagagaaagcTCCGAGGAGTTTGAATGCCACTCTGGCAGAGCTGTTTGGGGTCATCCCCGGGGACGGGGATCCTCTGCAGGAGCGCGGCTCCGACTCCTGCCGGCGCTGCGCCGTCGTGGGCAACTCGGGCAACCTGCGGCAGTCCCAGTACGGCCCGGACATCGACTCCCACGACTTCGTGCTCAG AATGAACCGTGCCCCTACTGCTGGCTATGAATCAGATGTTGGGGGCAAGACCACTCACCACTTTGTTTATCCTGAGAGCTACAGAGAGCTGGCAGCAAATGTGAGCATGATCCTGATCCCCTTCAAAACCCTGGATCTGCGCTGGGTTGTCACCGCTCTCACCACAGGCACCATCAACTT cACATATGTTCCAGTTCCAAGGAAAATCAaagtcaaaaaagaaaag ATCCTGGTTTATAATCCAACTTTTATGAAATACATCTATGAAAACTGGCTTGAGCATCATGGGAGATACCCCTCCACAGGCCTTCTGTCTTTGATGTTTGCTCTCCATGTATGTGATGAG GTGAATGTGTACGGCTTTGGAGCAGACAGCAAAGGACACTGGCACCATTACTGGGAAAACAACACTTCAGGTGGGGCTTTCCGGAAGACAGGCGTCCATGACGGGGATTTCGAGTTCAATATAACTTTAACTCTTGCCTccattgaaaaaataaaatttttcaaggGCAGATGA